Genomic window (Corynebacterium simulans):
CATGCTCGCTGCAGTTCCGTCCATCGTTTACGGTCTGTGGGGCTGGCAGGTTCTTGGCCCGGCTCTTTCAGGCTTTTATAAGTGGATTCATTCGTGGGCTGGCGGCTTCTTCCTGTTCACCACCTACGACAACTCGCCTTCCTTCGAGACCGGCCGCAACATCTTCACCGGTGGCATCGTGCTGGCAGTGATGATTCTGCCCATCATCGCCGCCACCGCGCGTGAGGTCTTTGTGCAGACCCCTCCGGGCCAGATTGAGTCCGCGTTGGCGCTGGGCGCTACCCGCTGGGAAGTTATCCGCATGACCGTCCTGCCTTTTGGTATGTCCGGTTACATCGCCGGTTCCATGCTGGGCCTGGGCCGTGCGCTGGGTGAGACTATGGCGCTGTACATGGTTGTCTCGCCGCTGATTGATTTCCGCTTCTCGCTTTTCGACGGCGGTACTACCTTCGCTACTGCGATCGCTCTGGCAGCTTCCGAGTTCGGTAACGAGATGCGTGCGGGTGCTTATATCGCAGCCGGCCTCATGCTGTTCCTGCTGACCTTCGTGGTCAATGCCATTGCCCGTTCCATCGTGAAGAAGAAGTAGGAAGAGGTAAACCTGAATGTCTACCCCAGTAAAGACCCTTCCGCAGAACTCCGGATCGGCGTTCCTTGATATTTCCGGCGGCCGCAAGACCGCCAACAACATCGCCACCTTCGTCGTGTGGGCCACGATGATCATCGCGATGATTCCACTCGTCTGGGTGCTCTGGGAGCTTTTTGCTCGCGGTGCCGGCGCCATTTTCAATCCTGAATGGTGGACTACCTCGCAGCGCGGAATCCTTGATACCGAGGCTGGCGGCGGTGCATTGCACGCGATTATCGGTACCTTCGTCCAGACCCTCCTGGCAACCATCATTTCCGTCCCGATTGGCATCTTCACCGCTATCTACTTGGTGGAGTATTCCCGCGGCGGTCTGCTGAGCCGCCTGACCACCTTCATGGTCGACATCCTTTCTGGTGTTCCTTCCATCGTCGCTGCGTTGTTCGTCTTCGCAATGTGGATCACGCTCTTCGGCTTCGACCGTTCCGGCATGGCAGTGGCGCTTTCTCTGGTGCTGCTGATGATTCCAATCGTCGTTCGTAACACGGAGGAGATGCTGCGCGTCGTCCCGATGGACCTGCGTGAGGCTTCCTATGCGCTGGGAGTGCCGAAGTGGAAGACCATCGCCCGCATCGTTCTGCCAACCGCTCTGTCCGGCATCGTCACCGGCATCATGCTGGCCGTTGCCCGCGTCATGGGTGAGTCCGCTCCGGTTCTGGTCTTGGTCGGCTCGACCTCTTCCATCAACTGGGACGCAATGGATGGCGCAATGTCTTCCTTGCCGCTGATGATGCT
Coding sequences:
- the pstC gene encoding phosphate ABC transporter permease subunit PstC, translated to MADNNLTTAPPNEQTEAASRPASSAGSSEAAIVKSGSGVKRPGDRIFEFLSTASATLITVMIAAIAAFLIWRAVPALNVNEGGFLGFFTYGQRWETNNTDAMQFGIPTMFGSTVLISVVALLIAMPVALGIAIFLSNYAPARAVKPLGFLVDMLAAVPSIVYGLWGWQVLGPALSGFYKWIHSWAGGFFLFTTYDNSPSFETGRNIFTGGIVLAVMILPIIAATAREVFVQTPPGQIESALALGATRWEVIRMTVLPFGMSGYIAGSMLGLGRALGETMALYMVVSPLIDFRFSLFDGGTTFATAIALAASEFGNEMRAGAYIAAGLMLFLLTFVVNAIARSIVKKK
- the pstA gene encoding phosphate ABC transporter permease PstA; amino-acid sequence: MSTPVKTLPQNSGSAFLDISGGRKTANNIATFVVWATMIIAMIPLVWVLWELFARGAGAIFNPEWWTTSQRGILDTEAGGGALHAIIGTFVQTLLATIISVPIGIFTAIYLVEYSRGGLLSRLTTFMVDILSGVPSIVAALFVFAMWITLFGFDRSGMAVALSLVLLMIPIVVRNTEEMLRVVPMDLREASYALGVPKWKTIARIVLPTALSGIVTGIMLAVARVMGESAPVLVLVGSTSSINWDAMDGAMSSLPLMMLDMYKSGAQPAVLDKLWGAALTLVLLIAILNIAARFVSAKFSVKK